In Aestuariibaculum lutulentum, one DNA window encodes the following:
- a CDS encoding TonB-dependent receptor — protein sequence MKTILPVLLLLWCFVSNAQTKISGIVKDDNNLPLPGANVVVVGTSTGTVSDFDGNFSLTVNMTPPFKVQASSVGFDTATEEITKDGQIITFILKEGTSLDEVVISASRTPERIFESPVTVERFGLRDIKNTTSVDFYDGLENLKGVDINTNSLTFKSVNTRGFATFANNRFMQLVDGMDNSTPALNFPIGNLVGMTETDVESVELLPGASSALYGANAFNGILFMRSKNPFKHHGISASVKRGITSQKAAGDNPYTDVSFRAAHKFTEHFAAKVNFGYLKGTDWAATSEADKMTPGGTRLNPNYDGINVYGDEVSTNIKEVAVALEGLGILPSGANALVPSVDVSRTGYNEKYLTDYNAESVKADWGLYFRPWANDFEIQYVGKVGTGTTLYQGTNRYYIDGFFQQQHKLEVKNDNFFVRTYVVTDKAGDSYDMVFTGININRAWKDDETWFGEYAGTFVQATLGGATEEQAHAMARSVADTGRYLPGTPQYIAAFNKSINDPDLSTGSKFQDASEYYHTDANYNFSHLIDWAEIQVGGSYRKYSLNSFGTIYTDTDGTIDYSEYGIYTQIQKAFDLNESLNLKLTGSIRYDKSEFFDGFYSPRLSAGLTINKDHNIRASVQTGFRNPTTQDLFIGLDAGRAILVGSAPENLDRWSRTYNVSATGQTLYGQPATITQTGAVAYNNSYTSSSVALLGETGDPSVLEISNPELVKPEKVTSGEIGYRGKINNFVIDFSAYYNSYKDFLSQEVVVSPYYGTVGDGGLSVAAISNSDFQAYSTYTNSPANVNSYGASISVSTKLFGNYDLSGSYTYAKLDFDQSKYPDFTTFFNTPEHKFKASFGNPEVIKNLGFNISYRFSDDYYWEATFGNGAIPEFNVLDAQISYTVPKLKSQFKIGGTNLTGKEYYTAFGTGYIGSMFYASWVINNL from the coding sequence ATGAAAACAATTCTCCCTGTCTTGTTGTTGCTATGGTGTTTTGTATCCAATGCACAAACAAAAATTTCCGGTATTGTTAAGGATGATAACAACCTTCCGCTTCCAGGAGCGAACGTGGTGGTTGTAGGAACCTCTACAGGAACCGTGAGTGATTTTGATGGAAATTTCAGTTTAACTGTAAATATGACTCCGCCGTTTAAAGTACAGGCCAGTAGTGTTGGTTTTGATACGGCTACAGAAGAAATAACAAAAGACGGGCAAATAATTACCTTCATATTAAAAGAAGGAACCTCATTAGATGAAGTGGTTATTTCAGCATCGCGAACTCCTGAACGTATTTTTGAATCGCCCGTTACCGTGGAGCGTTTTGGGTTAAGAGATATCAAGAATACAACATCTGTTGATTTTTATGATGGCCTTGAAAATCTAAAAGGCGTTGATATCAACACCAATAGTTTAACCTTTAAATCGGTTAATACAAGAGGTTTTGCCACGTTTGCCAACAACCGCTTTATGCAATTGGTAGACGGTATGGACAACTCCACTCCTGCCTTAAACTTCCCTATAGGAAATTTAGTGGGAATGACTGAAACTGATGTGGAAAGCGTTGAGCTACTTCCTGGTGCCTCTTCGGCACTTTACGGAGCAAATGCCTTCAACGGTATTTTATTCATGAGAAGTAAAAATCCGTTTAAACACCACGGTATTAGTGCTTCAGTAAAACGCGGTATCACTTCGCAAAAAGCCGCAGGTGACAACCCATATACTGATGTTAGTTTTAGAGCTGCTCATAAATTCACAGAACACTTTGCTGCAAAAGTGAATTTCGGATATTTAAAAGGTACAGACTGGGCTGCAACCAGTGAAGCTGATAAAATGACACCTGGAGGTACCAGACTAAATCCAAATTACGATGGTATTAATGTTTATGGTGATGAAGTTTCTACGAATATAAAAGAAGTCGCCGTTGCTTTAGAAGGCTTAGGTATTTTACCAAGTGGCGCTAATGCCCTTGTGCCTTCAGTAGATGTTAGTAGAACAGGATATAACGAAAAGTATTTGACCGATTATAATGCTGAGAGTGTTAAAGCGGACTGGGGACTATATTTCAGACCTTGGGCTAACGATTTCGAAATTCAGTATGTTGGAAAAGTAGGTACAGGAACAACCTTGTATCAGGGCACTAATCGCTACTATATTGATGGTTTCTTTCAACAACAACATAAATTAGAAGTTAAAAACGATAATTTTTTCGTTAGAACCTATGTTGTAACCGATAAAGCGGGAGACTCTTACGACATGGTATTTACCGGAATAAACATTAACCGTGCATGGAAGGACGATGAAACCTGGTTTGGTGAATATGCGGGAACTTTTGTTCAGGCAACTCTTGGTGGCGCTACCGAAGAACAGGCACATGCTATGGCTAGGTCTGTTGCAGATACAGGACGTTACCTTCCTGGAACTCCACAATACATCGCAGCGTTTAACAAAAGTATTAATGACCCTGATTTATCTACCGGATCAAAATTCCAGGATGCCTCAGAATATTACCATACCGATGCCAATTACAACTTTAGCCATTTGATAGACTGGGCTGAAATTCAGGTTGGTGGTTCATACAGAAAATACAGTTTAAACTCCTTCGGAACTATTTATACTGACACCGACGGAACAATTGATTACTCAGAATATGGTATTTACACCCAAATTCAGAAAGCCTTTGATTTAAATGAAAGCTTAAATCTGAAATTAACCGGGTCTATTCGTTATGATAAATCCGAATTTTTCGATGGATTTTATTCTCCAAGACTTTCAGCAGGTTTAACGATTAATAAAGACCACAACATTAGAGCCTCCGTTCAAACTGGGTTTAGAAATCCAACTACTCAGGATTTGTTCATCGGACTTGATGCCGGACGTGCCATCTTGGTAGGATCGGCACCAGAGAATTTAGACCGATGGTCAAGAACCTATAATGTTAGCGCCACAGGCCAAACTCTGTACGGACAACCTGCAACCATTACCCAAACAGGAGCTGTCGCTTATAACAACTCTTACACATCAAGCTCAGTTGCCTTATTAGGCGAAACCGGAGACCCAAGTGTTTTAGAAATTTCTAATCCAGAACTTGTTAAACCTGAAAAAGTAACTTCAGGTGAAATTGGTTATCGTGGAAAAATAAACAATTTCGTAATCGACTTTAGTGCTTATTACAACTCTTACAAAGACTTCCTTTCACAAGAAGTTGTGGTTTCTCCTTACTATGGAACTGTGGGAGATGGAGGCTTATCAGTAGCTGCAATTTCGAATAGTGACTTCCAGGCCTATAGCACATATACCAATTCGCCTGCTAATGTTAATTCATATGGAGCATCTATAAGTGTATCGACTAAACTTTTTGGTAATTACGATTTAAGCGGAAGTTACACCTATGCTAAATTAGATTTCGATCAAAGTAAATATCCAGACTTCACTACGTTCTTCAATACGCCAGAGCATAAATTCAAAGCTTCATTTGGTAATCCGGAAGTTATTAAAAACTTAGGATTCAATATCTCTTATAGATTTAGTGATGATTACTATTGGGAAGCAACCTTCGGAAATGGAGCCATTCCGGAATTTAATGTGTTAGATGCTCAAATTAGTTATACGGTTCCTAAGTTAAAATCTCAGTTTAAAATAGGAGGAACAAACCTAACAGGCAAAGAATATTATACCGCCTTTGGTACGGGTTACATCGGGTCTATGTTCTACGCTTCGTGGGTAATTAATAACTTATAA
- a CDS encoding SGNH/GDSL hydrolase family protein, which yields MKLKYIALLLITTGLTACNDLEDVNREEAEVILPALTSGTADFSTYVSLGNSLTAGYTDNALFIAAQENSIPNILASKFALAGGGEFKQPLMNDNYGGLAYGGTRIADPRLVFNGSGPASLESVIGSINVSTDLALNNPTGPFNNMGVPGAKSYHLLYDGLGNPSGLLTDPMTANPYFVRMASSTSATVLGDAMAQSPTFFSLWIGNNDVLGYALSGGDGSNPITPLDGAIGVGFTQTYGAIIATLTSQGAKGVVANIPDVISIPHFTTVPHNPIPLDAATATYLNSTSAYGAYNAGIIQAFAYLVGNGLMTQDAADAEIAKRTITFEADTTNAVVIMDEYLTDLTGLNPALVSMRQATADDLLVLTASTFIGTEAVPGNPQTVNGVAIPLADKWVLTPEEQEEIATATSTFNAIIDNVRQQAGLAMVDTNSILNQLANGGVTSGDYTLTSNLVVGGAFSLDGVHLTARGYAYLANEFMKAIDATYNSNFVDSGQLVDIGNYPTNYSPTLQ from the coding sequence ATGAAATTAAAATATATTGCCCTGTTATTAATTACAACCGGGCTTACAGCTTGTAACGATTTGGAAGATGTTAACCGTGAAGAAGCAGAAGTTATTCTTCCGGCATTAACCTCAGGAACAGCCGATTTTTCAACTTATGTATCTTTAGGAAATTCACTTACGGCTGGTTATACCGATAACGCTCTGTTTATTGCCGCTCAGGAAAATTCAATTCCCAATATCCTGGCTTCAAAATTTGCATTAGCTGGAGGAGGTGAATTTAAACAACCTTTAATGAACGATAATTACGGCGGATTAGCTTACGGAGGTACCCGAATAGCAGATCCTCGTTTAGTTTTTAACGGCTCAGGTCCTGCTTCTTTAGAATCTGTAATTGGTTCTATAAACGTTTCAACAGATTTAGCATTAAATAATCCAACAGGGCCATTTAATAATATGGGGGTGCCGGGAGCAAAATCCTATCATTTATTATATGATGGCTTAGGAAATCCTTCAGGGTTACTAACAGACCCAATGACAGCCAATCCATATTTTGTACGAATGGCATCGAGTACCTCAGCTACTGTATTGGGTGATGCTATGGCACAATCGCCGACATTCTTTTCTTTGTGGATAGGAAATAACGATGTTTTAGGCTATGCCTTATCTGGAGGAGATGGTAGCAATCCAATTACACCATTAGATGGCGCTATAGGCGTTGGGTTTACTCAAACTTACGGAGCTATTATTGCAACACTAACCTCACAAGGAGCAAAAGGTGTTGTGGCTAATATTCCCGATGTGATCAGTATTCCACACTTTACAACAGTACCTCACAATCCAATTCCATTAGATGCTGCAACTGCAACTTACTTAAATAGTACATCGGCTTACGGTGCTTACAATGCGGGTATTATTCAAGCATTTGCTTATCTCGTTGGAAATGGTTTAATGACCCAGGATGCAGCAGATGCTGAAATTGCTAAAAGAACCATAACATTTGAAGCTGACACAACCAATGCAGTAGTTATTATGGATGAATACTTAACTGATTTAACGGGTTTAAATCCAGCTTTAGTAAGCATGAGACAGGCAACTGCCGATGACTTATTAGTGCTAACGGCTTCAACGTTTATAGGTACCGAAGCTGTTCCTGGAAATCCCCAAACCGTTAATGGAGTTGCCATTCCTTTAGCCGATAAATGGGTTTTAACACCTGAAGAACAAGAAGAAATAGCTACGGCAACTTCAACCTTTAATGCCATTATTGATAATGTAAGACAACAAGCCGGATTAGCAATGGTAGATACCAATTCTATACTAAATCAATTGGCAAATGGCGGTGTAACAAGTGGAGATTATACTTTAACCTCTAATTTAGTTGTTGGTGGAGCCTTTTCTTTAGATGGGGTGCATTTAACTGCCAGAGGTTATGCTTATTTAGCTAACGAATTTATGAAAGCTATAGATGCGACCTACAATTCCAATTTTGTAGATTCAGGACAATTGGTTGATATAGGAAATTACCCAACGAATTATTCGCCAACACTGCAATAA